Proteins encoded in a region of the Natator depressus isolate rNatDep1 chromosome 25, rNatDep2.hap1, whole genome shotgun sequence genome:
- the C2CD4C gene encoding C2 calcium-dependent domain-containing protein 4C, whose product MWLLERIRGSVENGAARASDSGDKQSKGPLYSNVLTPDKIPDFFIPPKLTTVPPEAEGAEGKAKPNLGTSASEQNLSARKPQRSPRLPVKAASESKNLLKAASRHIIQIESADEWASEEDFSTNADPQAQTAMSLPYVPKAQTSYGFATLMESPHTRRKESLFHSEHGSLCQSQASSPSSPRKGAAGGKVNGESARLTPSDIGMSLRNPYRYFSGGESDTCSSAESSPFSSPLLSRSVSLLKIFSQDSQAKVIKLKHPVARNSSLSTDDSSADTSPSAQRCARCPTPPAGGAPPPSLLPLDSPDRLPREHTVRLSKGGSVRLTAEYDAANARLRVRVIAAEELFDKLCDARAINCCVSLCLNPGKVQKQRSTIIKNSRSPVFNEDFFFDCLGAGSVKKMALKVKVVNKGSSLKRDTLLGERELPLTSLLPFL is encoded by the coding sequence ATGTGGCTCTTGGAGAGGATCCGTGGCTCGGTGGAGAACGGTGCTGCCCGGGCCAGCGACTCGGGGGATAAGCAGTCCAAGGGCCCCCTGTACAGCAACGTGCTGACCCCCGATAAGATCCCGGATTTCTTCATCCCGCCCAAGCTCACAACGGTGCCGCCTGAAGCcgagggggcagaggggaaagcCAAGCCCAACCTTGGCACCTCGGCCTCGGAGCAGAACCTGTCAGCCCGCAAGCCCCAGCGCAGCCCCCGCCTGCCGGTCAAGGCTGCCTCGGAGAGCAAGAACCTACTAAAGGCCGCCAGCCGGCACATCATCCAGATCGAGAGCGCCGACGAGTGGGCCTCAGAGGAGGACTTCAGCACCAACGCCGACCCCCAGGCCCAGACGGCCATGTCCCTCCCCTACGTGCCCAAGGCCCAGACCTCCTACGGCTTCGCCACCCTCATGGAGAGCCCCCACACCCGGCGCAAGGAGTCCCTCTTCCACAGCGAGCACGGCAGCCTGTGCCAGTCGCAGGCGTCCTCGCCCAGCTCCCCGCGCAAGGGGGCGGCCGGGGGCAAGGTGAACGGGGAGAGCGCCCGCCTGACCCCCTCCGACATCGGCATGTCCCTGAGGAACCCCTACCGCTACTTCAGCGGCGGGGAGAGCGACACCTGCTCCTCGGCTGAGTCTTCGCCcttcagctcaccgctgctgtccCGCTCCGTCTCCCTGCTCAAAATCTTCAGCCAGGACAGCCAGGCCAAGGTCATCAAGCTCAAGCACCCGGTGGCCCGGAACAGCTCCCTCTCCACCGACGACAGCTCGGCCGACACCAGCCCCAGCGCGCAGCGGTGTGCGCGGTGCCCCACACCCCCGGCGGGGGGCGCCCCGCCCCCGTCCCTCCTGCCTTTGGACTCGCCGGACCGCCTGCCCAGGGAGCACACCGTCCGGCTGAGCAAAGGGGGCAGCGTGCGGCTCACGGCCGAGTACGACGCCGCCAACGCCCGGCTGCGGGTGCGGGTCATCGCGGCCGAGGAGCTGTTCGACAAGCTGTGCGACGCCCGGGCCATCAACTGCTGCGTCTCCCTCTGCCTCAACCCGGGCAAGGTGCAGAAGCAACGCAGCACCATCATCAAGAACAGCCGCAGCCCCGTCTTCAACGAGGACTTCTTCTTCGACTGCCTGGGAGCCGGCAGCGTCAAGAAGATGGCCCTCAAGGTCAAGGTGGTCAACAAGGGCAGCAGCCTCAAGCGGGACACGCTGCTGGGCGAGAGGGAGCTCCCGCTCACCTCTCTGCTGCCCTTCTTATAA